From the genome of Glycine soja cultivar W05 chromosome 14, ASM419377v2, whole genome shotgun sequence:
AAATATATactatatctatatttttttttggcagtGAATATATACTGTATCTGATAAGTGTATGATATTTGTGTATTATCTCTAATTAATATGTATTATATTTGATATGCGTTTCATATCTACATATATCATATCGCTATGTCAAATATGTATCATATAGTgccttccataaaaaaaaaaatgtatcataTAGCGGGTATATTTGCAAATTATATCTACTAATCTTAATTATAACTTGAGCAAGTGGGAGGAATCATTTTGCCATAAACAGTGGGATTAATATAGGCTGAAATTTATTAGAAGTTGCATAATAGGATAGTTCTCACCTCTTATTCTAAGCTATTCAGTTTCACTCGTGATCTTGTGTATTTACTTAAATACAGCCAAAATAGCTTATTATTAGTTCATTACTATGAGGATCAGAATTTATCCAATCCATTTCTATGATTAGCATTATGATTCCTATACTgacaatcaaacattttttacaaGATTCAATTCAACTTATAACAATGCATTTGTAGAAAGTGGCAGAATTGATCAAAGGAAGGATCCTTGCGTGGTTattccctttctttttcttgctttgtgagtatatttttcttatcagCCTCTGGTGTTTAAAACTAAGAATTAGACTGCACTTGTGCAAGCATTATTGTTAAGTCATCCCTTCAAGGATAATACGGGACACTTCCAAGTACCAACCAATTCCAAAGTGCTGTCACCTTGCTGTTTCATGtagcttttgtttttcttttcattttacatTCCAAATGTCCCTGTATTGTGTTCTAATAAACTTTCCTTCAATCCTTTGCATTTGAGTAGATCAAGTAGCAGAAGAGCACTGCATCATCTTTCAGCAGAACATCTCGGTGTTAAGATCCAAGCAAGAGAGCACTGTCCTGTTAGTCTAAGTCTATCTACCATTTTGGTAAGCTGATCACATTTGATATCTTATGTAAACTATTCCTTCAAGAAGTTTTACGGTCTTAGACAAAAGATATTAAGGGTGAGCATGAAAATCCTTACTTTAGTTGAACACAAACATCATGCAAACAGTAGATCCACACTTTCCAATGCACAAAAATAGGAAGCAACCATATCTACGTTGAACATGGGCTTGCAAGTTTTCAACTGCAAACTGTTGGAAGTGCATTGGAAAGTGGGAAATGAGTAAAACAAACACACTCCACTAGACAATCTAAGCAACCATCAACACTCATCTTATTTCTAGTAACGTAATTAACTAAGGTCTTTGAGAAATATGATCAATCAGTAACTTGCTGTAATGAcgaaaacctaaaaaataagatcCAACAAGGATGTTCTCTCTAAGGTACAATTAAACAATCATGCTCAAAGCAGCTTAACACCAGCTTCCCTGAGAGAATCAATAACCGCTTTAACCTTACCATGATACTTCTGCTCTCTCTTCAAGTGAACAGAAACAGCAGGAATGTTCTTAAGCAAAAGGCGTTCTGCTAGTATCTTCCCAATCTTTGCAGCTGCAGCCACATCGCGACTAGTTTCCAAGCATGATCTCAACGCTTTCTCCTGCGAGCTTGCAGAAGAGGCTACAGTAGCAGTTGGGCTGTGAATCACCTGGGCACTCACATACTTATTGGTAAAATTCATCTTCAGAACATAAGGTTTGAGAAATTGTGTGATCCTGGGAGGCCTTACAGGGGGTGGGATAACCATATCTGTTttacaatataattaaaaaaagaacacTTT
Proteins encoded in this window:
- the LOC114383693 gene encoding uncharacterized protein LOC114383693, whose translation is MVIPPPVRPPRITQFLKPYVLKMNFTNKYVSAQVIHSPTATVASSASSQEKALRSCLETSRDVAAAAKIGKILAERLLLKNIPAVSVHLKREQKYHGKVKAVIDSLREAGVKLL